One genomic window of Dysgonomonas mossii includes the following:
- the ahcY gene encoding adenosylhomocysteinase: MSKELLPNLPYLVADINLADFGRKEIEIAEHEMPGLMALRKKYGATKPLKGARIMGSLHMTVQTAVLIETLKELGADIRWASCNIFSTQDHAAAAIAAAGIPVFAWKGETLEEYWWCTEQALAFPEGKGPNLIVDDGGDATLLIHWGYKAEENADFLNKKASSHEEQVILDTLSRILKEDNNRWHRTVADWKGVSEETTTGVHRLYQMMERGELLVPAINVNDSVTKSKFDNLYGCRESLADGIKRATDVMIAGKVVVVAGYGDVGKGCAHSMRSYGARVIVTEIDPICALQAAMEGFEVTTMEEAVKEGNIFVTTTGNKDIITIEHMSRMKDQAIVCNIGHFDNEIQVDKLVNYPSIKHVNIKPQVDKYTFPDEHSIFLLAEGRLVNLGCATGHPSFVMSNSFTNQTLAQLELWVRDYEVNVYRLPKHLDEEVARLHLEQIGVKLTKLTEAQAEYLGVPVEGPYKPEHYRY, from the coding sequence ATGTCAAAAGAACTTTTACCAAATCTTCCTTACCTTGTAGCAGATATCAATCTGGCAGACTTTGGGAGAAAAGAAATAGAAATAGCAGAGCATGAAATGCCGGGATTAATGGCACTTCGCAAGAAATATGGGGCAACAAAACCGCTGAAAGGCGCTCGTATCATGGGTTCGTTACATATGACTGTGCAAACAGCTGTACTTATCGAAACCCTGAAAGAATTAGGAGCCGATATACGTTGGGCTAGTTGTAATATTTTCTCGACTCAAGACCATGCAGCAGCAGCTATTGCAGCAGCCGGGATACCAGTATTTGCATGGAAAGGAGAAACCCTTGAAGAATATTGGTGGTGCACAGAGCAAGCGTTAGCGTTCCCTGAAGGGAAAGGCCCGAACCTGATAGTAGACGATGGTGGCGATGCTACACTGCTTATCCACTGGGGATATAAAGCCGAAGAAAATGCAGACTTCCTGAATAAAAAAGCTTCGAGCCACGAAGAGCAAGTAATACTCGATACCTTATCTCGCATTCTGAAAGAAGACAACAATCGCTGGCATCGTACAGTTGCCGATTGGAAAGGAGTATCCGAGGAGACAACAACAGGAGTACACAGGCTGTACCAAATGATGGAGCGAGGCGAACTACTTGTTCCGGCTATTAATGTAAACGACTCGGTAACCAAGTCTAAGTTTGATAACCTTTATGGTTGTCGCGAATCATTAGCCGATGGCATCAAGAGAGCTACCGACGTGATGATTGCAGGTAAGGTTGTAGTTGTTGCAGGATACGGAGATGTAGGTAAGGGCTGCGCTCACTCTATGCGTTCTTACGGAGCTCGTGTCATTGTAACCGAGATAGACCCGATATGCGCCTTGCAGGCAGCAATGGAAGGCTTTGAAGTGACAACGATGGAAGAGGCTGTGAAAGAAGGTAATATTTTTGTTACAACAACAGGCAACAAGGATATTATAACAATAGAGCACATGTCTCGCATGAAAGATCAGGCTATAGTATGTAACATAGGGCACTTTGACAATGAAATTCAGGTGGACAAACTTGTAAACTACCCTAGCATTAAGCATGTAAACATTAAGCCGCAGGTAGATAAATATACATTCCCTGATGAACATTCTATATTCCTTTTAGCCGAAGGTCGTTTAGTGAACTTAGGTTGTGCCACCGGACACCCTTCATTCGTGATGAGTAACTCATTCACAAACCAGACTTTAGCTCAATTGGAGTTATGGGTACGCGACTATGAAGTAAACGTTTATCGTTTGCCGAAACATTTGGATGAAGAAGTTGCACGCCTACACCTTGAGCAAATTGGAGTGAAGTTGACCAAGTTGACTGAGGCGCAAGCTGAATATCTTGGGGTTCCTGTAGAAGGTCCATACAAACCTGAACATTACAGATATTAA
- a CDS encoding tetratricopeptide repeat protein → MSKKKQAELREEKDWERIGTAVAESERFIEKYQKQLLIGIGAIVVVVSAFLAYNYFIVGPKTTEAQVAMFRGEQYFRAGQDSLAVFGDKNGYVGFESIISDYGSTKAGKLAKLYAGICYANMGNYEKGLEYLKDYSGSDKIISQLANGAIGDCLDNLGKSDEAVSYYIKAAKGVDNASQSPMLYKKAGLIYRNQGNYDKVIEVFSIIKNQYMNSPLAIEADKYIDEANILKGQK, encoded by the coding sequence GGGAACGTATTGGAACAGCAGTTGCAGAATCAGAACGTTTCATTGAAAAATACCAAAAACAATTATTAATAGGTATTGGTGCTATAGTTGTTGTAGTTAGTGCATTTCTTGCATACAACTATTTTATTGTAGGGCCAAAAACTACCGAAGCTCAGGTGGCAATGTTCAGAGGTGAACAGTACTTCAGAGCCGGACAAGATTCATTAGCTGTTTTTGGAGATAAAAACGGATATGTAGGATTTGAGTCAATCATAAGTGACTATGGTTCTACTAAAGCCGGAAAACTGGCTAAACTATATGCCGGGATCTGTTATGCAAATATGGGTAACTACGAGAAAGGTCTTGAATACCTGAAAGACTATAGCGGTAGTGATAAAATAATATCACAACTGGCGAATGGTGCAATCGGCGACTGCTTGGATAACCTGGGAAAATCAGATGAGGCTGTTTCTTATTATATCAAGGCTGCTAAAGGTGTAGATAATGCTTCTCAAAGCCCTATGTTATACAAAAAAGCAGGTCTTATATATCGTAATCAAGGAAATTACGATAAAGTAATTGAAGTGTTTTCAATTATAAAGAATCAATATATGAATTCTCCTCTTGCTATTGAAGCAGACAAATATATTGATGAAGCTAATATACTTAAAGGACAGAAATAA